The following proteins are co-located in the Apium graveolens cultivar Ventura chromosome 5, ASM990537v1, whole genome shotgun sequence genome:
- the LOC141660615 gene encoding uncharacterized protein LOC141660615 — translation MNGAVKWTRPEGEVIKVNVDAAIFEETGRYSYVCVARNNSGSVEEAISSCKEGRRDMESIHSKAAVVSYFGDLINDCRAFLEELPNVSLFFVRRSVNGVAHFLARASYYVVDRTIRSDDISLDIFDVIMKDY, via the exons ATGAATGGTGCTGTGAAGTGGACTAGACCAGAGGGTGAAGTGATAAAAGTAAATGTAGATGCTGCCATTTTTGAGGAGACTGGAAGGTATAGTTATGTATGTGTGGCTCGTAATAACAGCGGGTCTGTGGAAGAAGCGATTTCATCTTGTAAAGAGGGTCGAAGGGATATGGAG TCTATTCATAGTAAGGCTGCTGTGGTATCATATTTTGGAGACCTGATAAATGATTGTAGGGCTTTTCTTGAAGAATTACCAAATGTATCTTTGTTCTTTGTAAGACGGTCTGTTAATGGGGTAGCTCATTTCCTCGCAAGAGCATCCTATTATGTTGTTGATCGTACTATTAGGAGTGATGATATCTCTCTTGATATCTTCGATGTAATCATGAAGGATTACTAG